The nucleotide window TTATATAGAAACAGCACTAAGTTGTAAATGTCCATTTGCATTAACTGGCTTCTTGAAAGAATTAGAAGACTCAGAGATTGCTAATTATCTAGATTATTGATAATACTGAGAGATTAAGTATTCTAAAAAAGAATAATTCAGTCTAAAGTTTTTTCAAATCAAATAACAAAAATTAGCAGACATAAATAAATCAAAAATAGACTGCATAAATATCAAAAGAAAAGGATGAAAATCAGAAATGGAATCAAGAGTGAAAACTATACTGGTTTTAAAAATTGGTCTAAGCAAGTTGCGTCTTGGCCATGTGTTCCTCCTATAGTTTCGATTGACATTGACCAAGAACGCAGTTGCGTGTGGTTTAATGTAGGTGGTGAAAATCGTCCTCTTGTTAGGTACGATATTTTTTCCAATATGGGTGGTTGGGAAAGTGGCCATGAGGCTAATGCTGCTGCTAATCCATCAGCTTTCTCTCTAGAAGAAGCCAAAGATTTATATAATCTACTTATTACTGGCAAGATGAATAATGAAGTCAAGTCAATTTTAACTCTTGTTGCACTTGCTAAAAAATATGAAAGCAGTCCTCAAAATTTAATAAGATAGCAGAAATATTCTGCAAGTTAAAAATAATCAGCAGGTAATTTGCAAGGCAAGTATTTAAAAGATTACCTAGTTTTGATTACTGGTTTGAAGTAAACGAATGCAGCTTTAATTTTCGGTGTTCTGAAGCTTTGTTAAATTATACAGTTCAGCTTACGCTTTTGGTTATAGCTGTAATAATTTTATTAAACAGCTATAACCAAAAGCGGAGTTACTAAAATGCTGAGTTGCATTTACAATTTACGATTTAGACTTTTTTCTAGAGAATGAAGATAAAAGCGCTCATTATGGAAATAACTCCAGATGATTATAAAGAATGTCCTCTTGGTTATTCTTGTACGAAATATGATGAAAAAAATGAATATGGTAGACCAATATGGCATAAATGCCCAAATGCTGGTTACTGTCAAGCCTTAACAGAGGCTTGGTATTTGCCTTTTGAAATTGACTTACCTCATAATTATCATGAGGAAGTGTTTGACGAGTACATGAAATCATATGGTTGGGCTGAAGCGTGGGATTTTCCTTATTGTGTAGGTGGGCATTTTCACTTTTATACAATTGGAAATGAGTTGCTAGTAGTTAGAAATGAATTTGATTATGGCTTTGCTGTAGCCATTGATATGGAAAGAAGGCATGATGTCTGTAAGTTTTACAAATACATAATTGATGACCAGGGTTTTTGGTGGTTCCCTAGTGATCATGGTAAACCGCCAAACTTTAAAGACTAACCTTTTAGATTGCCTCTTACTTTTTTTTAGCTTCATCATTTTTTTCTTTTGTTGGATTATACCAATCTGGCTCACCAACAATAAACAACTCTGATTTACTGCGAGTTAAAGCAACATATAGTAGATTTTTCTCTTGCTCCTCCTGCCAAGCAAGTTGATTTCTCCATTTCATAGGCACATCTTCAGGTTGATAAATAAAGACTCTCTCTGCCTCACCTCCTTTAAACTTGTGGATAGTAGATAAAGTGATGGGTGAATTTTCATCACTGAATATTTCATCAATATAAGTTTTTAAATCTTCAATACTTGTAGCTTGTGCGTGAGACTGGTAAATAGCTAAAATTGCTTCTATTTTATCTACCAATTTCTGTCTTAATTCCTCCTCATTATCCAAATCACGATAACGTTGCAGTTTAATTTCTTGATAATGTGCAACAGTATCGTTGAAAAAATTAAAGCTGTAGCCGGGCATTTTGGCTATCAAATCGAGTTCTTTCTTCAGAGAATCGCCTACATCACGACCCTTAACAGTAGCTTTCATTCCCAGCCCAATTAACTTAATACACAAGCTAACCAATGGAGCAGTTTTTCGGCTAATGATTACATCAGAGTTTTTGAGAAAATTTTCAATACCTTTTTTTTCAATTTGATGAATTACTCCCTCAATAGCATCTGGGGCTGGTTCAATGGGGATGCGAGGAAAAATCTTTTTAACCAGGGCGATATGCGACCTCGGACAACGGTAGCAAATCGATAAAGGGAGTTCTACCGCTCTGGTAAGGCTGACAATGTTGTTGTAGCTTTGGTTATCGGCTCCAGCAAATCCCATGATGGCTTGTCTGGGATCTCCAACTGCAAGTATGCGCCCCTCAAGTCCCACAAGCATGAGAACTAGGCTTAATTGCAAAGGATTCAAATCCTGACATTCATCAACCAGGACAAATTTGTAAGGCTTAAACCAAGGGCGCTCGTGCAATCTCCACTTAACAGCCAGCCAAATTTGATCCGTGTAATCCAGCTTTTTTTGCTTAATTGCCATTTCCTCACCGAGAGTAAGGCAATAAGCAATCCATTTAGCTACTAGCTGGGGTTGTTGTACACTGTCAATGTCGTGATGTGAAGCGATTTCTTGAACAATTTCTGCTGTTGGTTGTTGATGCGAGAGTCTTACTAAATCAATCAGCTTGAGAAAATCATCATCATTGCTGATTATCCCTTCTGCCCACAGTCTACCTATTTTCAGTCCACGCTTAGGAATTAAGTTTAGACTTTGAGCAATACGTTGATACTTATACTTGGCAACGACTATCTCTTCACTATGTTGCACATTAAGCTCTCTTCTAATCAAGCTAAATGCAGCACTATGAAGCGTACTAATTGAACTTTTCCACAGGGGGCCAAACTTCTTAATTAAATGGGTTGAGTTATCCTTACCAAAAACACAAATCTTAATTTCATGAGGTTTTAACCCTATCTCCCAAAGAGCCTTAGCAACAATAGAAAGTGTGGTACTTTTACCAGAACCGGCGACAGCATTACAGCAGCCGTTACCTTTTTGGTTAATAACCCAGTCAATAATTCCTAATTGAAATCTCGAAGGAACAAAACCAAACCTTGAGCGCAGTTGTTCTGCTTGACAATTGCTCAAATCTGTTACAGATTGGTACTGTCTCACTTCACTACTTGCTGTGTACACGGCAATTTCAGTTTCTGGTGTTGGTGAGTCCAGCACTACAGGAGGGGAACTCTCTTGTGGTGAGGAGTGCTGTTCTTCACTGTAGGATGGGGCAGAAATCGTATCAGTATGGGGTAGCAAGCTATACGTAGCGTCTGCGACAGGTGAATTTGTCTCCTTTCCAGATGCTTGTTGTATCTGGGGCAAAGGTTCAGTTAAATTGCCATAGCCATTGTCACCCGGCTGTACTAATTCTTTGCTAGATAAGCATTCAATAGCTAATCTGATTTGTTCGAGTTCATCCGCAGTTAGTTTATCTAATAGAGGAATAATCGACTCAAATGGGCTGCATTGACCATCAAGCGCTCGTGCATATCCTAAAATTTGTTGGGAGAAAATCTTAGGATATCTGCTAACTTCTGTAGGCAGATTATTCCAATTAGTTTTCTGCTTGGGCAAATGCTGTGTTTTAGGATTTGGATTGCCTCTAGCCATAACTTCTGGCTTTGATAAATATGAGTAAATAATAGTCGATATGCTGTGTACACAGCATAAAGAATGATTAAGGCTATTTACAATTTGCTGTAATAAAGCGAAACTGTACTATGCTGCAACAAATGGCTCAAGGTAAATAGCTATTGACCAGTTTGCGCTGTCTGTTAAAACAGTAATGAATTTTACTAAAACTTACACCGTAATTATGTCAAGAGAAACATTCTTCTTCTTGAAACTGGCTTTAGCAGGGTTAGGTATTTACTTCACTATAGTCAACTTACAAAAGGTATTTTCTTTGATGATCTGATAGCATCTACTCAATGTTAGGTAAAACTTCACAATACAACCCGTAAGTTTACCGTACAGTCTGCCGGATTGTATGGTTTTATGTGTCTGCAATCTCAACCAGATGATTTGGTGATGGGTTAGGTTCGTTAGTAATGGGGCGATCGCTTTGGGATGGTAGCTCACTAACCCCATGAGTAGACAGTGTTGAGTCCACAGTCATAAGTAATGAGTTACTCTGAACTAATGACTCATCACTCAATGTATTAGCTGCCTCCTGAAGTAATTCAATCGCCCCGGCCAAGAGGGTTCGTACACGAGTTAGCTTATTTCGGCGGTCAATACCCAGTCGTGCTTGGAGGTTTCGGGGGTCGTAGTCATGGCTGAGATGTATAACCCTGACTCTCTCCTGCTTTTCGGATGGTTCAAAAATTGGCTCCGATGCCGTAAGTTTGTTATAACCATAAACACCACTGGGACGTTTGACATTATAATGATGTACTTCACAGCCGGGAGGGGCGATGTAGTGTCCTTCTAAATTATTTAATTGATGATGCAACTGTTCTACACAGGCGGCGATCTCCTGCTTTTGTGCAGTCACACCTAATGATTCAGGAGTTTGAGGGCAACCCCTAGACATCAGCATCATCACTGCTGCTTGGCGGCGGGTAACTCGAAAGCATTCCTGGATACGCTCATTCTCCAGCTCGCGCACACAAATCAGTTCAATTTCCTCGTCGGGGGTTAACTCAATAGCACC belongs to Nostoc sp. NIES-3756 and includes:
- a CDS encoding UvrD-helicase domain-containing protein; translated protein: MARGNPNPKTQHLPKQKTNWNNLPTEVSRYPKIFSQQILGYARALDGQCSPFESIIPLLDKLTADELEQIRLAIECLSSKELVQPGDNGYGNLTEPLPQIQQASGKETNSPVADATYSLLPHTDTISAPSYSEEQHSSPQESSPPVVLDSPTPETEIAVYTASSEVRQYQSVTDLSNCQAEQLRSRFGFVPSRFQLGIIDWVINQKGNGCCNAVAGSGKSTTLSIVAKALWEIGLKPHEIKICVFGKDNSTHLIKKFGPLWKSSISTLHSAAFSLIRRELNVQHSEEIVVAKYKYQRIAQSLNLIPKRGLKIGRLWAEGIISNDDDFLKLIDLVRLSHQQPTAEIVQEIASHHDIDSVQQPQLVAKWIAYCLTLGEEMAIKQKKLDYTDQIWLAVKWRLHERPWFKPYKFVLVDECQDLNPLQLSLVLMLVGLEGRILAVGDPRQAIMGFAGADNQSYNNIVSLTRAVELPLSICYRCPRSHIALVKKIFPRIPIEPAPDAIEGVIHQIEKKGIENFLKNSDVIISRKTAPLVSLCIKLIGLGMKATVKGRDVGDSLKKELDLIAKMPGYSFNFFNDTVAHYQEIKLQRYRDLDNEEELRQKLVDKIEAILAIYQSHAQATSIEDLKTYIDEIFSDENSPITLSTIHKFKGGEAERVFIYQPEDVPMKWRNQLAWQEEQEKNLLYVALTRSKSELFIVGEPDWYNPTKEKNDEAKKK